Proteins encoded within one genomic window of Zestosphaera sp.:
- a CDS encoding C69 family dipeptidase: MNNNMKLCVILLMALITIVYVLPVASILPTETQTTSLQNRITAGSSTNYLSEAGFEEGVYEESDSQCTAILVGKGASADGSVMVAHNEDDSGKVVDLLLVNPRNTPLRVLGYLATRLTNGTWVYRELDTPLMVPVPKETYAFWGAIMPGIAFSGRYVNEHGVVIFSNSGTASREDKPELVNGGIRELLRLLVIQQAKTSREAAELIGRYVETYGYGAPARNYIIADPNEIWVVNVVYGKHWVAQRVPDDSVVVIPNYLVIHEVNLSDTKNFMGSKDLIEYAIKRGWYDPSRDGVFDFAKAYGDPANQASVGNIYRHQTALYHLTGKVYPTTSMPFAVKPKSKVTPQDLMNILRQVNHVAVDQIKYAASQPGSFHRNLPIRAIAPWHNQDAWVVQLRAWLPPIVGVVTWRAANMVDENVFVPIYLGIIYSDFPAPYKFADPNKIDFNSAYWTFRVFSNLVDLDYQNRMTTVSSYQKSVEAEFFKMQPYIEDQALKIYNELGPEYAGKYLATYTSGALMKVYSDTLEMIRAWQSGG, encoded by the coding sequence AATGGCACTCATAACGATAGTCTACGTCCTGCCCGTTGCGTCAATCCTCCCGACTGAAACGCAGACCACGTCCTTGCAAAACAGGATTACCGCAGGGAGTTCCACGAACTACCTTAGTGAGGCAGGGTTTGAGGAGGGTGTTTATGAGGAGAGTGATTCGCAATGCACTGCGATCCTCGTGGGGAAGGGTGCGTCGGCAGACGGATCGGTGATGGTGGCACACAACGAGGATGACTCAGGAAAGGTTGTTGATCTGCTGCTAGTCAACCCTCGGAACACGCCGCTCAGAGTGCTTGGTTACCTCGCAACTAGACTGACCAACGGCACGTGGGTATATAGGGAGCTCGACACTCCATTGATGGTCCCAGTGCCTAAGGAGACTTACGCGTTCTGGGGGGCTATAATGCCCGGCATAGCGTTCAGCGGCAGATACGTCAACGAGCACGGCGTCGTGATATTCAGTAATAGCGGGACAGCTTCACGTGAGGATAAACCAGAGCTCGTCAACGGCGGTATCAGGGAGTTGCTCAGACTCCTCGTGATACAGCAAGCCAAGACCTCCAGGGAGGCTGCCGAGCTCATCGGTCGGTACGTCGAGACATACGGCTACGGCGCTCCAGCGAGGAACTACATCATAGCAGACCCGAACGAGATATGGGTGGTGAACGTGGTCTACGGCAAGCATTGGGTTGCGCAGAGGGTCCCAGACGACTCGGTGGTGGTGATACCCAACTACCTCGTGATACATGAGGTAAACTTGTCGGACACTAAGAACTTCATGGGATCTAAGGACCTCATTGAGTACGCTATTAAGAGGGGCTGGTATGACCCATCGCGCGACGGAGTCTTCGACTTCGCTAAAGCGTACGGCGACCCGGCGAACCAGGCGTCTGTAGGTAATATCTACAGACATCAGACAGCGCTCTACCACCTCACAGGCAAGGTTTACCCAACGACCAGCATGCCATTCGCCGTCAAGCCTAAGAGTAAGGTCACCCCGCAGGACCTCATGAACATCTTGAGGCAGGTGAATCACGTGGCCGTCGATCAGATCAAATACGCCGCATCACAGCCCGGAAGTTTCCACCGAAACCTGCCGATAAGAGCCATAGCCCCGTGGCACAATCAGGACGCATGGGTTGTGCAGTTGAGGGCTTGGTTACCACCCATTGTCGGGGTTGTGACATGGAGGGCCGCCAACATGGTCGATGAGAACGTGTTCGTCCCAATATACTTGGGGATCATATACTCGGACTTCCCCGCCCCCTACAAGTTCGCCGACCCCAACAAAATAGACTTCAACTCAGCGTACTGGACATTCAGGGTCTTCAGCAATCTAGTGGATCTCGACTACCAGAACAGGATGACGACCGTAAGTAGCTATCAGAAGAGCGTTGAGGCGGAGTTCTTCAAGATGCAGCCATACATCGAGGATCAGGCCCTCAAAATATATAATGAGCTGGGCCCGGAGTACGCCGGGAAGTACTTAGCAACATACACCTCAGGGGCCTTGATGAAAGTATATTCAGATACCCTTGAAATGATACGTGCATGGCAAAGCGGAGGATAG
- a CDS encoding endonuclease III produces MRVVRTDLNMIIEVLIEHYHRSLGYDFLIPLKARDQALTPLEVLIGVVLSQNSTDRNAWRALESLLRHYGGRVTIERLRETDVNTIEALIRPAGMYRLKARTIKNTALRLREEDELVRLDPDALREVLLSIHGVGLKTVDVFLASVRNFPTFPIDTHIRRILYRLGVVERASEKYERIKAEVMRQLTPNKLLIAHYVLILHGRRVCRARNPRCALCPVRDTCVRNGLS; encoded by the coding sequence GTGAGGGTTGTGAGAACCGACTTGAACATGATCATCGAAGTCCTGATCGAGCACTATCACCGTAGTTTGGGTTACGACTTCCTAATCCCTCTTAAGGCGAGGGACCAGGCACTAACCCCTCTTGAAGTGCTGATCGGGGTGGTTTTGTCCCAAAACTCTACAGACAGAAATGCGTGGAGGGCTCTGGAAAGCCTTCTAAGGCACTACGGCGGGCGCGTGACCATAGAAAGGCTAAGGGAAACCGACGTGAATACGATAGAGGCTTTAATAAGGCCTGCCGGCATGTACAGGCTGAAGGCAAGAACCATCAAGAACACAGCGTTAAGGTTGAGGGAGGAGGATGAACTGGTGAGGCTGGACCCAGATGCGTTGAGGGAGGTGTTGCTCTCCATACATGGTGTAGGACTTAAGACCGTTGATGTGTTCCTAGCGAGCGTGCGTAACTTCCCCACATTCCCCATAGACACGCACATCAGGAGGATCCTCTACAGGCTCGGTGTGGTGGAGAGGGCTTCCGAGAAGTATGAGAGGATTAAGGCTGAAGTCATGAGGCAGTTGACACCTAACAAGTTACTTATCGCTCACTATGTGCTCATACTACATGGGAGGAGAGTATGCAGGGCGAGGAACCCCAGATGCGCCCTATGCCCTGTGAGGGACACGTGCGTGAGGAATGGCCTGAGCTAG